AGCACGTTGCCGTACGTGTAGTCGTAGTCGATCGCGACGTCGTCCTCCAGGTACGAGCCGATGAACAGCTGGTCCCGGCGGCGCGCGTGGTCCGCGTCGAAGAAGGTGAGATAGTCTTCGACCCCGAACGACAGCGCCAGGCCCCGCGAGTTGAGCATCGTAACGGCATCGAGCCCCAGGTTCAGCGCGAACTGCGTGCTGGTCCCGGATACATCGTCGTCGAAATCGCCCGTAAAGTCCGGGTAGTCCATCCACACCACGGCGGGCGCCACGGTTACGAACGCTGCGGGGTGAAAGCGGCGCTCGTCAGGCACGGGGTCGGGAAGGCGGTACTGCACCCCGGCCTTGAGGAACATGATCTCCGGCCCGTCGATCTGGTAGCCGAACTCAAGGCTGTCGGGCCCGGTGAATCGGACCTCGTCCTCGCTGGCGGCGCTGTAGCCCAGGGAGGCCACGACGCTCAGCGGACCCCGGACCTGGGCTTCGCCGGTGAGGCCCAGCGCCCAGCCGCCGCCGCGCGCCTCGGCGACCTGGAACTGCTCCTCGGCGGCGGTGGCGAAAACGTGGCTGCCGCCCGTGCCGTACGGAATGCGGAAGCCGACCCACGGGGTGACGGCGAACCGGGTGACGGGCACCAGGTTGGTGGGCGGCTGGGCTTCGAAGCCGCCGGTCTGGGCGCCGGCTGCCGCGGGGAGCGCGAGCAGGCCGGCGAGGGCGAGCACACCGAATCTCATCAGGTTTTCCTCCTCGGGGGTCCCGAAGAAAGGGATGGAAGGCTTCTTCGGAGGGGGAAGTTTCGGGTGATTACGCCCAAAATAGTGCGATCCCACGTGTTGCGGAATAGTAGCGCGCCGATTGGGACGCGGACGCGCCTTTTCCTGCAGGCCCCTCCCCCGGCGATCTGCGGCCGGAAGAGGGTAGAAACTTCAGGATCGGGTGCGTCGGGCAGGCGCGGTGCGTCAGCGGGCGCCCCCCATCCCCAGCCCTTCCCCCGCAAACTGCGCGGGGGAAGGGAGCCAGTGTGGTGCGTTTTCCAAGTCTTTCGCGCACTACAACTTGTCATCCTGAGGCCCAGGCGCACGAAACTGCCCCGCAGCACACCCGTCGCGGGCCGAAGGATCTAGCCGCGGACACGTACAAGCCAGGGCGCGGCAGCGGTCACTGATGCTGAGGCCTCGGCTGCCGTGGGACCCTCACCCGGCCGCGCTGCCACGCGTGCCACCCTCTCCCACAAACAACGTGGACGAGGGGGTACACTTCGGGATGGGGTGCAACGGCGAGCATGGAGGCACACGCCCGGCCGTGCTGGGGCGACTGAAGTCGCGGCAACCACGGCCCAAAGTCCGCCTTCGCGGACTGCACGCGTAGCGGAGTGCACCAGGCCCGTCGAGGCGCAGTTCAGGTCTCCCCCTCCCCTGCGCAGCGGGGGAAGGGGGCCGGGGGGAGGGGGCTGCCAGGGGCGTGCGCCGGGTTTCTCGAAGCGCACTGCTCCTCGCCCGCGTTCCCGCCGAGTGCACCTATTCCATGGAAGCGCAAACGAATTCTCCCCTCTCCGCATGCGGAGCGTGCGGGGAGGGGCCGGGGGAGGGGCCACCCGCGGCATGCGAAACCACCAGTCGAACCCCGATCGAAGTCCTGCCGACGCTCAGCTCCTCACCCCGCCCGCAGCCGCTCCAGTTCCGCGGCCGTGACAATCGTCGGCTCGCGTGGGAGCCGGGCGACCTCGAAGCGCGGAACGAGTTCGCGGGCGGAGATGCGCTCGCCCGGCCCCGCCAGCCCGCAGGTGGAAGCGAGCCAGCCGACGACCGCGCCGGGAGGCACCCCCGCGTCGCGCAGCTCGCCAAGCGACACGGCGCCGTGCCGCTTGGCCAGGCGCTCGCCGTCTTCACCCAGCATCAGCGGAACGTGCAGGAAGTCCGGGACTGGGAGATCGAGCGCGCGGTAGAGCAGGATCTGCCGTGCCGCGGACGACAGCAGGTCCGCGCCGCGCACGACGTGGGTGATGGCCATCGCCCCATCGTCCACCACGACGGCCACCTGGTAGCCGGCCACGCCATCCTTTCGCCGCACGACGAAATCGCCCTCCGCGGCGGGATCGAAGGCGCAGCGCCCCATCAGCAGGTCGTCGAACTCCACCACTCCCGGGTCGGCGCGCATCCGCAGGGCGAAGAGCGAGCGGCCGTGCGTGGTCAGCGAGGGGACGGAGGGGTCCACCAGGCGAGGCCGGCAGGCTCCGGAGTAGCGCGGGCCCTCTTCGCCCACGTGCGGCGCGCTGGCCGCCGCGGCGATGTCGCGCCGCGAGCAGGAGCACTCGAACAGCAGCCCCAACTCGGCCAGGCGGCGGAGCGCGGCTTCGTAGCGCTCCTGCCGCTGCGACTGGATGTACGGCGCGTGAGGCCCGCCGACGTCGGGGCCTTCGTCCCAACCCAGCCCCAGCCACCGTAGCTCGTCCAGCTGCCGCTCCATGAACCCCGCCCGCACCCGCCCGAAGTCCAGGTCCTCCACCCGCATCACGTAGGCGCCGCCGGTGGCGCGCGCGTGAAGCCACGCGATCAGCGCCGTACGCGCATTGCCGACGTGCAGCGCGCCGGTAGGGCTGGGGGCAAAGCGTCCGCGGGTCATGCGTGGAATCTGCGGAGGGAGCCGGGAATAGGGAATGGGGAGCGTGTCCGCGCGGTCGGGTGAGGCCCCCACGCAGCCGAGGCCTCGGCTTCCGTGACCGCTGCCGCGCCCGAATTTGTACGTATCCGTGGCTAGATCCTTCGGCCCGCGTGGGGTGTGCTGCGGGCGGACGCGGTGCGCCTGGGCCTCAGGATGACAGGCTGTGGGGCTGCACGACATATGAGTGATGCGCCACACTGGCTCCCTTCCCCCGCGCTGTTTGTGGGAGAGGGAGGCACGCGTGTCAGCGCGGCCGGGTGAGGGCCCCACGGCAGCCGAGGCCCCGGCTTCCGTGACCGCTGCCGCGCCCTGGCTTGTACGTGTCCGCGGCTAGATCCTTCGGCCCGCGCGAGGTGTGCTGCGGGCAAATGCGGCGCGCCTGGGCCTCGGGATGACAAGCTGTGGGGCCGCAAGGAGTTATGTGTGGTGCGCCACACTGGCTCCCTTCCCCCGCGCGGTTTGCGGGGGAAGGGCTGGGGATGGGGGGCGCCGGCCCGAACACCCGTCCTCGCCTCATCGTTCGAAGTTCTCCCCTCCCCGCACGCAGTTTGTGCGGGGAGGGGCCGGGGGTGGGGCACCCGCTAAACCTTGTTCGCCCGCAGCTCGTCCAGCGGATAGTGGGTGCCCCGCCACTCGATCCCATCGTTCCACAGCGCGTACAGCGTGGCGTTCCACAGCACCACCACGAACATCACCGAAGCCAGCGGAAACAGGATGCCGTACCAGGGCGACGCCTTCTGCGCCACCGCCGCCCCGGCGTAGATCACCATCAGGATGCCGATCGCCAGCGCGTACAGCCCCTGCGTCCATCCGTCCGTCACCAGCACCGCCACGAACGGCCAAATGAAGAACACCAGGTGCACCAGCGACGCGCCCACCACCATCCACAGCCGGTAATCCACCCCCGCGAAGCCGTTCTTCCGCAACCCGTACACCGCCTCGCGCACGCTGCTGTACCACTCCACCGAAATCAGCTCCGCCCCGATGGCGAAGTCCTGCACCAGCCCACTCTTCTTAACCAGCTTTCCCAGCTTGATGTCGTCGTCCGGGCGCATGGCGATGGCCTGGTGCGTCCCCATCCGCCGGTACGAGTCTGCCCGCACCATGTTGAACGCGCCGATGCCGATGTGATGGCTGGAGCGCGGATCGCGCACCTTCCACGGCCGCGTAAAGAGCGTAAAGAAGAGGGTGAACACCACGCCGAACGCGCGCAGCAGGGCTCCGGGCATGCCCACGTGGGGGGCCACGGTCAGGTGGTCGAGCTTTTCGCGCACCATGTACGCGGTAGCGCGCCGCAGCGTGTCGGGCGCCATCACCACGTCGGCGTCGGTGAACAGCAGGAGCTCGCCCGTGGCCGCCGCCGCGCCCATCCACAGCGCGTGGTTCTTTCCCAGCCACCCCGGCGGCAGCTCGGTCACGTGCACCACGCGCAGACGTGGCTCGGTCGCGGCCATGCGGTCCAGGATGGCGCCGGTGGAATCGTCCGAGCGGTCGTCGATGACGATCACCTCCACCCGGTCGCCCTCCTGCGCCAGCACCGAGCGCAGGGCGTGCTCGATGGCCCGCTCCTCGTTGCGCGCGGCGATGACGATGGACACCGACGGCATGGCGTCCCCCGGAAGCGGGTCGACCAGGTGAAGCTGCGTGAGCTTGCGCCCGTTCCACGCCAGCTCGAAGAAGATGCCCACGTACATGGCGACGGTGGCCGCCGCCAGCCAGAAGAGGATCGGAAACTCCATCCGTGCTCGTTCGTTCGAAAAAGAGGCTGAGCCACGCTCCACCAGCGTGGGCGGGGCAGTGTACCGCATGCACGCCGCCCCGGCCAGCGGGGCACGAGATACTCACTTCGGGGCATGCGCGCCCCTTCCGGCTGGCGCCAGGGACCGAACGCGGCAGCACGGCTGTGGCGCGTCAGGAGCGATTCGCAACCTGTTACAAACTTGTAAATGCCCCACGGGTGAGTGCCTGCGCGACCGTGTCGGAAAGGGGGTGCCCGGCTGGGCAGCGGGGGGAACGATCCATGCGAACGGACACGCCCCGCTCGCGGCATCCCCACCCCAGCCACCGGTCCCATGGAACACGCATCAGGCACAGTGAAGTGGTTCTCCCAGGAAAAGGGTTTCGGCTTCGTGACCCGTGACGACGGAACGGACGTGTTCGTTCACCACAGCGGCATCACCGGGCGCGGCTTCAAGACGCTGGAGCAGGGCGAGCCCGTGGAGTTCGACATCCTGGAAGAGCCCAAGGGCCTCAAGGCGCAGAACGTGGTGCGCCTGAACGCGCCGGCAGGCGACGGCCTGGGTGGGGGTGCGGAGGAGGACGACGACAACATCGGCAACCGCATCGACAACCGGCCGCGCGTGGGTGGTTACGGCGAGCCCCCCCGCGGCGGGCACTCCTCGGGGCGCGACGACCGCTGGGGCAACCGCGGGGCGGGCGGCGGCTACGGCGACGGGGCCTGGTAGGCGAGTAGAAAGCGGAACGGCACGGAACCCCGTGGGGGTCCCGTGCCGCTGGAAGGAGTGCGATGGGCCGGCGCTCCGTTCAGGCGACGGCCTGCAGGCTCTGCCCGCCGCCGGCGCCGCGCACCAGGGGGATCACCTCTTCGGCGAAGCGCTCCATCTCCTCGTGCTGCGGCGAGAACTGCAGCAGCAGCAAGTCCAGCCCCGCGCGCTCGAACTCCAGCACGCGCTCGGCCACCTGCTCGGGCGTGCCCACCAGCCCCGACTTCAGGCCGCGGTTGGACACCGAGTAGTCTTCCAGGCTCACGCGCTGCTCCAGCTGCGTGTTGCCGATCCAGTCCTGGTAGTTGGCGTAGCCGCGGGCGCTCTGCTGCACGTCGGTGATGCGCTGCACCTCGCGCTTCGCCTCTTCTTCCGTGGACCGGACCACCACGTACCCCGCCGCGCCGAACGACATGGGCGGCAGCCCCAGCGCCGCGCGGCGCGAGCGCAGGTCGGCCACCTTCCGGGCGATCGTCGCGGGCTCATCGCCGTGGGTGAGCCACGCGTCGCACTTGGCCGAGATCAGCGCCTTCGCCGCGGGGCTCTCGCCGCCGGCGTACAGCGTAGGCCGGGGGCGCTGCACCGGCTTGGGCTCCAGGATGGCGTCGTCCACCGAGTAGTACTTGCCCTGGTAGCTGAAGCGCGGCTGCTTCCACATGCCGTCCACCACGTCCAGCCACTCGCTGGTGCGGGCGTAGCGGTCGTCGTGCTCGTCGAACTGCACGCCGTACTTCTTCGCCTCCGTGGCCCACCACGAGCTCACCACGTTCAGCGACAGGCGCCCGCCGCTGATCCGGTCGATGTTGGCGGCCTGCTTCGCGAGGAGGCTGGGCAGGTGAAAGGTGGGGCGGACAGCCACCATGATCTCCAGCCGCTCCGTCACCGCCGCCAGCGCCGCCGCCGTGCTCCACGCGTCCAGCGACGGGGCGTCCATCCCCTTGATGTCGTTCAGGTTCAGCTCGGCCACCAGCGTCAGGTCGAAGCCGATCTGCTCGCTGCGCTGCGCCAGCCGCCTGGTGTAGCTCCAGCTTGCCTCCATCCGCTCGTCCTCGACGTTGCGAAGCCAGCCGCCGAAGACGGGAAGCCAGTATCCGAAACGCATCACGCCGCCTCCTTTTGCGCACGCGCCGCCTCTGCCGCCTCGGCCTCGCGCTCCAGCCAGTCGGCCAGGCGCGCGAACGGGTCAAAGCCGATCACGTTGGGCGCGTCGGCCACGAAGTTGGAGAGCGCGTTGATGTCGTAGTAGTACAGCTGTCCGTCGCGCGCATCCACCATGTACTCGATGCCGCCCACCTCGATGCGCGCCTCGGCCATGATGCGCTCCACCGCCTCGATCACCGGGCGGGGCGGCTCGTAGCCTTCCACGCGCAGCCCGCGGCTGGGCGCGTCCACGGCGCACACCTGCGCGTCGAGCGCGGCGCCGTCCACCCGCTGGCAGACGTCGGCGGGGCACAAGTCGAACGAGTTGCCGGGGGTGTAGATGCGGATGCCGTACAGGTACTTGCCGCCCAGCACCTCCACGCGGGTGATGCGGCTTTCCTCCTGCGGGATGAACTCCTGCACCAGCGCGGTGCTGTCGATTCCCAGGTCCAGCGTGCCGACGGCGGCCCGCAGCTCCTCGGGCGAGTCGAAGCGGCGCACGCCCGCGCCGCTGCCGCCGATGTTGGGCTTCACGGCGATGGGCCAGCGCAGCCCCTCGGCGGCGGCGGGCGCCTGCTCGGCGCGGTGGATGACGCGCGCCTTCGGATAGGGCAGCCCCAGCACGTCGAGCAGGGCCAGCTGCCCGGCCTTGCTGATCTCGTTCTCGAAGGCCTGGTAGCCGTTGACCACGCGCACGCCCCGGCGCTCCAGGGCAGACAGCCACGACAGCGTGTAGAAGATGGCGTCGCCGCGGCCGCGCAGGTACGCCGACGGGCTCATGCGGTTGAAGACCAGCGAGTACGGCGGATCCTCGGCGGGATCGAACACGTGCTCGTCGGCGTGCAGTTTTACGTACGGCGTGCCGCGGCGGTCCAGCTCCGCGAACAGCGGCCGGAACCAGTCCGGGTGCTCGTAGAAGATGGCGATCGGCCGCTCGGGACGGATGGGCATGGTGCCTGTCTCCGGGTTCTTCCGGTGGATAAAAACAAAACCGCGCCTCCTGTGGGGGGAGTCGCGGCGTCCTTTGTCGCGGTGCCTGTCCGGAGGGTCTTCCGGAGAAGACCGTCCAGCGCTTATGCCGTCGAGGTCTTCACACGCGTGCGGGCCGCCTGCACTCCCGGTGGGAGCACATGCGACAACAACGGGCCGTGTGCGAGACGCGATCGATTAGCATAGTGCTAAGATAAATGGTTCGCCCACCGTGCGCAACCGCAGAGCCGGGAGCTTGCGCGGGAACGCGTAGACGATAAACATTCGGTGCGATTCCATACTCTCCTTTGAAGGCAATCCGATCGTGAAGCCGACCTCGTTGCTGCTCTGCGCTGCCCTGGTGGTGGGCGCGGCGCCCGGAGCATCCGCCCAGGTATTTTTGAATCCATCCGCCGCTCCCAGCTGCGCGGAGCAGGGGATCGCCCGCGTGGCGGTGTCGGTGCCGCCCGGCAGAACAGAGGACGAGATCCGCCAGGCGCTCGCCTCCAGCAGCCCGTTTCCCGCGGGCACCGACATCCGGGTGCTGGAGCCGGTGGAACATCCGGGGCTCACCAATCCCGAGCAATTCATGCCCCGGCTTCAGCGGATGCTGCAGGCCCTTCTTCGCCGGGGCCAGGACATCGAGGGCACCGGCAGCACGTTGCTGGAACTGGACGAGGACGGCCGGGTCACCAACGTGCATCCCGCGAGCGGGAGCCGCGCGGTGGACCAGCAGCTGAACCAGCTCTGGAGAGTTGCCGAGTTCAGCCCCGTGGTCGTGGGAGGATGCCGCGCCCGGGCATGGGTGCACATGAAGGCATCGTTCAAGACGGAGGATGAGGGTGACAGGAACCGCATGGAGGTACAGGTCGGGCCTTGAGGAGTGCGTGAGTGCGAAGCGACGTAAGTCCGAAAGGAAAGTGCGCGTCCCGTCGGGTGGGGCGCGCACTTTCCTTTCCTGTGCACCGGTTTGCGGGGCGCAGGGTTGACCTCCCGGCCGCCCGTTGTTATGTCTTGAAGAACAACGTTGTCTTGTCCTCCAGCACATTGCTGTCCGGAGCTTCAGAGCGGTGGGGATCGAGTGGATGTACCCAAAACGGTGCGGCTGGCAGAAATCTACCGTCGCGTCGCAGTAGCTCCTCCGGCACGAACCGCCGAGGAAGCTCGCATACAACTCGCGAGCATCATCAACGCGGTCGACGACGAACTGACGGAGAGCCCGTTCGATTTCTCGAGTTGGGAAACGGATGGGCGAATCTATCCCGCACAGGAGGACAGCCGAAGAAACGTTCCCGGCCATCCCCGTGTGAGCCGATTCAGGAGCCGCAAGCACAACACGTACATCGGGGCGAATGGCTCGATGTTGATTGCACGGCTCGATGGGACAGTTGAGCTGCAGAAGGGAGGCGCGGACGGGCGCGGCATCTGGGAACTGAACGACAGCTGACTACAAGGACTGCGCACATGCTTGAGGTGAACGACTACGGGTCCGGGGTTTACGTTCGCACTCGAAACTTCTCTCTCGTTGGATGGGACTGAAAATGAACAGTATCGAGCGGCTTCGAGACTTGGTGGCGGAGCGTTTTCCTACGGCGACCTTCGTACTCGACGCGCCAGATGACCCGGGTGGATTCTGGTGGTTGGACATATACCTGAACGACTATCATGTCGCGGTCGAGTGGCGGCCGAGGCAGGGCTTTGGTGTCTCGACCCCGTCCGATGATGATTA
This genomic stretch from Longimicrobium sp. harbors:
- a CDS encoding LLM class flavin-dependent oxidoreductase, producing the protein MRFGYWLPVFGGWLRNVEDERMEASWSYTRRLAQRSEQIGFDLTLVAELNLNDIKGMDAPSLDAWSTAAALAAVTERLEIMVAVRPTFHLPSLLAKQAANIDRISGGRLSLNVVSSWWATEAKKYGVQFDEHDDRYARTSEWLDVVDGMWKQPRFSYQGKYYSVDDAILEPKPVQRPRPTLYAGGESPAAKALISAKCDAWLTHGDEPATIARKVADLRSRRAALGLPPMSFGAAGYVVVRSTEEEAKREVQRITDVQQSARGYANYQDWIGNTQLEQRVSLEDYSVSNRGLKSGLVGTPEQVAERVLEFERAGLDLLLLQFSPQHEEMERFAEEVIPLVRGAGGGQSLQAVA
- the gluQRS gene encoding tRNA glutamyl-Q(34) synthetase GluQRS, which encodes MTRGRFAPSPTGALHVGNARTALIAWLHARATGGAYVMRVEDLDFGRVRAGFMERQLDELRWLGLGWDEGPDVGGPHAPYIQSQRQERYEAALRRLAELGLLFECSCSRRDIAAAASAPHVGEEGPRYSGACRPRLVDPSVPSLTTHGRSLFALRMRADPGVVEFDDLLMGRCAFDPAAEGDFVVRRKDGVAGYQVAVVVDDGAMAITHVVRGADLLSSAARQILLYRALDLPVPDFLHVPLMLGEDGERLAKRHGAVSLGELRDAGVPPGAVVGWLASTCGLAGPGERISARELVPRFEVARLPREPTIVTAAELERLRAG
- a CDS encoding glycosyltransferase family 2 protein, with protein sequence MEFPILFWLAAATVAMYVGIFFELAWNGRKLTQLHLVDPLPGDAMPSVSIVIAARNEERAIEHALRSVLAQEGDRVEVIVIDDRSDDSTGAILDRMAATEPRLRVVHVTELPPGWLGKNHALWMGAAAATGELLLFTDADVVMAPDTLRRATAYMVREKLDHLTVAPHVGMPGALLRAFGVVFTLFFTLFTRPWKVRDPRSSHHIGIGAFNMVRADSYRRMGTHQAIAMRPDDDIKLGKLVKKSGLVQDFAIGAELISVEWYSSVREAVYGLRKNGFAGVDYRLWMVVGASLVHLVFFIWPFVAVLVTDGWTQGLYALAIGILMVIYAGAAVAQKASPWYGILFPLASVMFVVVLWNATLYALWNDGIEWRGTHYPLDELRANKV